A genomic segment from Aegilops tauschii subsp. strangulata cultivar AL8/78 chromosome 1, Aet v6.0, whole genome shotgun sequence encodes:
- the LOC109764124 gene encoding bZIP transcription factor 12, with product MASSRVMAASSQPPPSGSSDLARFRSASGIGSMNMDDILRNIYGEAPPSGAGAPADPAPAPEAAARRTAEEVWKEISATGGLSAPAPAPAPAGGGGGEAGGAAVMTLEDFLAREDDGRVTAVEGNMAVGFPDVGADVGAGVAGGRRRGGGAGGAGRARKRALMDPMDRAATQRQKRMIKNRESAARSRERKQAYIAELEAQVTQLEEEHAELLREQEEQNEKRLNELKEQAFQVVVRKKPSQDLRRTNSMEW from the exons ATGGCATCGTCGCGGGTGATGGCCGCGTCGTCGCAGCCGCCGCCGTCCGGCTCCTCCGATCTCGCGCGCTTCCGGAGCGCCAGCGGCATCGGATCCATGAACATGGACGACATCCTCCGCAACATATACGGCGAGGCGCCCCCCTCCGGCGCCGGCGCCCCGGCGGACCCCGCCCCCGCGCCGgaggccgccgcccgccggacgGCCGAGGAGGTCTGGAAGGAGATCTCGGCCACCGGGGGCCTctccgcccccgcccccgcccctgcccccgccggcggcggaggcggcgaggcgggcggcgcgGCCGTGATGACCCTGGAGGATTTCCTCGCCAGGGAGGACGACGGTAGGGTTACGGCGGTGGAGGGGAATATGGCGGTAGGGTTCCCCGATGTGGGGGCGGATGTGGGGGCGGGCGTGGCCGGAGGGCGACGACGAGGCGGCGGTGCCGGCGGCGCCGGAAGGGCGAGGAAGAGGGCGCTGATGGATCCCATGGACCGCGCGGCCACGCAGCGCCAGAAGCGCATGATCAAGAACCGCGAATCTGCGGCCAGGTCCAGGGAGAGGAAGCAG GCTTACATCGCAGAACTGGAGGCACAGGTCACACAGCTTGAGGAGGAACATGCCGAACTGCTTAGAGAACAG GAGGAGCAAAACGAGAAGAGGCTTAACGAG CTCAAGGAACAGGCATTCCAAGTCGTCGTAAGGAAAAAACCATCGCAAGATCTTAGAAGGACCAACTCGATGGAATGGTAG